The Shewanella mangrovisoli genome has a window encoding:
- a CDS encoding autotransporter outer membrane beta-barrel domain-containing protein: MAFLSNSVFAAEARQQAQYKPFKLSISQISTQSASVANGDTELQRDSLLLNASVNIPLDKQWSIGMRVGYDRLDYDWRNIRLTGANNAGGLFSDAGETWENIDRYRAGVSLSYRMDKHWSFMLSPQLQYAYADTASASHAQSYGVVASAMYAFESGNMLGFGVAYLNDIDEVRTMPYLAVSWQINDRWRLANPFQAGFSGPAGLELSYQVSPAWNVGFGNSRRTERFLVADKDTVVETNEWVSYLRAGWQATPAIALNLYAGYYFNGELEVTHQAALDIDNQGAAALDLEFRF; the protein is encoded by the coding sequence ATGGCTTTTTTAAGCAATTCCGTATTCGCGGCTGAGGCGCGCCAACAAGCGCAATATAAACCGTTCAAGCTGAGCATATCGCAGATTAGTACCCAGAGTGCATCGGTTGCCAATGGCGATACAGAGTTGCAGCGGGACAGCTTATTACTCAACGCCAGCGTTAATATTCCCTTGGATAAACAGTGGTCTATTGGCATGCGCGTCGGTTACGACAGGCTCGACTACGATTGGCGCAATATCCGTTTAACGGGGGCGAATAACGCCGGAGGCCTGTTTAGTGATGCGGGTGAAACCTGGGAAAATATTGACCGTTACCGTGCGGGTGTATCCCTTAGTTATCGAATGGATAAGCATTGGTCCTTCATGCTGTCGCCACAACTTCAATATGCCTATGCTGATACCGCATCGGCGAGCCATGCGCAGAGTTATGGTGTGGTGGCTTCGGCCATGTATGCTTTTGAGTCGGGCAATATGCTCGGTTTTGGCGTTGCGTATTTAAACGATATCGATGAAGTACGCACTATGCCTTACCTGGCGGTGAGTTGGCAGATTAATGATCGTTGGCGGTTAGCTAACCCGTTCCAAGCGGGATTTAGTGGCCCTGCGGGTTTGGAGCTGAGTTATCAAGTGAGCCCTGCATGGAATGTCGGCTTTGGTAATTCACGTCGCACCGAGAGATTTTTAGTCGCCGATAAGGATACCGTGGTAGAGACAAACGAGTGGGTGAGTTATCTGCGTGCTGGTTGGCAAGCTACACCAGCCATAGCGCTGAATCTTTACGCGGGTTACTACTTTAATGGTGAATTGGAAGTCACCCATCAAGCGGCGCTCGACATCGATAACCAAGGCGCTGCCGCCTTGGATCTCGAGTTTCGATTTTAA
- a CDS encoding nucleotidyltransferase family protein, whose amino-acid sequence MNNSWLRSLLTANDSILKAIEVLNNEIIKVVLVVDDESRLLGTITDGDIRRGILRGVSLASSVSEIMFTTPVAAPLGTSKKILAKMMHDKAITSIPLIENGKVVDLQTLSSVSKKFEHLNPVFLMAGGFGTRLRPLTDNYPKPLLNVGGRPILETILLSFIRAGFVNFYISVFYKPELIRAHFGDGSKWGVNIQYIEENQPLGTGGALSLLPKDLPELPLIMMNGDILTNVDFERLLEFHNDNSAMATMCVRDYEYQVPYGVITGDGHHILSMEEKPVQRFFVNAGIYVLTPELVRKVEANTRIDMPTLLQIVIEENKEVLMFPIHEYWLDIGRLDDFDRAQADIVRLGI is encoded by the coding sequence ATGAATAACAGTTGGTTAAGGTCTCTTCTCACCGCAAACGATTCCATTCTTAAGGCTATCGAAGTATTAAACAATGAGATAATTAAAGTAGTCTTAGTTGTTGATGATGAAAGTAGATTACTTGGCACTATCACGGATGGAGATATCAGGCGCGGTATTTTAAGAGGTGTAAGTCTAGCCTCAAGTGTGTCAGAGATCATGTTCACTACTCCTGTTGCAGCGCCACTTGGTACGAGTAAAAAAATACTTGCCAAAATGATGCATGACAAGGCAATCACTTCAATTCCACTAATCGAAAATGGAAAAGTTGTAGATTTACAGACATTAAGTTCTGTTTCTAAAAAGTTCGAGCATCTAAATCCTGTTTTTCTGATGGCAGGTGGATTTGGTACACGACTTAGACCATTGACAGATAACTACCCCAAGCCATTACTCAATGTGGGTGGTCGTCCGATACTGGAAACAATTTTACTCAGTTTCATTAGAGCTGGATTTGTCAATTTCTATATCTCTGTATTTTATAAGCCTGAACTGATTCGAGCGCATTTTGGTGATGGCTCCAAATGGGGAGTAAATATACAATACATAGAAGAAAACCAACCATTGGGGACTGGTGGTGCCTTAAGCTTATTGCCGAAAGATTTACCTGAATTACCATTGATCATGATGAATGGTGATATTCTGACAAATGTAGATTTTGAACGATTATTAGAATTTCATAATGATAATAGTGCAATGGCGACCATGTGTGTTAGAGATTATGAGTATCAGGTCCCTTATGGTGTCATTACTGGTGATGGGCATCATATTTTGTCTATGGAAGAAAAACCTGTTCAACGTTTTTTTGTTAATGCTGGAATTTATGTATTAACTCCTGAATTAGTCAGAAAAGTTGAAGCTAACACTAGAATAGATATGCCAACATTATTACAAATCGTTATTGAAGAGAATAAAGAAGTTTTAATGTTTCCAATTCATGAATATTGGTTAGATATCGGTAGATTAGATGATTTTGACAGGGCCCAAGCAGATATCGTAAGGTTAGGAATATAG
- a CDS encoding efflux RND transporter periplasmic adaptor subunit has protein sequence MDRAARRSWRSFYVCVIAVTTLTACQKEVTEHSNATQLQTVTTAPLRLSTSYQSEQVFTGTIRAGNTTGVGFELSGKLSELTVDSGAKVTQGQVLAKLDTRLLDAEHQEIQASLAQTQADVDLATSTLNRNLELKKSGYVSEQLLDENRTQLASLEAAKKRLLASQQANQLKRDKSQLLAPFDGIISQRQHNLGEVVAAGSPVFTLVGSVNTEAYIGVPVAVAQQFVNGQNVTVSVHNQQFTAKIAGISAEVNPISRTLQLRISLPAHANVINGEIAYLHQQQTVEQAGYWVPVSALIDGIRGRWNIYVTTPPSHSTTDSASTQIERRDVDILYTTQDMAYIQGAIKADEQYVTQGLHKLVVGQAVSSIASTR, from the coding sequence ATGGATCGAGCAGCCCGACGTTCTTGGCGTTCATTTTACGTTTGCGTGATTGCCGTCACCACCTTAACGGCCTGTCAAAAGGAAGTGACAGAACATAGCAATGCCACGCAATTGCAAACCGTAACGACGGCGCCACTGCGCTTGTCGACTAGCTATCAGAGTGAGCAAGTATTCACTGGCACGATCCGCGCGGGCAATACCACAGGTGTCGGCTTCGAATTATCGGGTAAGCTCAGTGAGTTAACTGTCGATAGCGGCGCTAAGGTGACACAAGGGCAAGTACTGGCCAAGCTAGATACCCGCTTGCTCGATGCCGAACATCAGGAGATCCAAGCCAGTCTGGCGCAAACCCAAGCCGATGTTGACCTTGCCACCAGCACCCTCAACCGAAATCTTGAACTTAAAAAATCGGGTTATGTATCTGAGCAGTTACTCGACGAGAACCGCACACAGCTGGCGAGTCTCGAAGCCGCCAAAAAAAGGTTATTAGCCTCGCAGCAGGCAAACCAACTTAAACGCGATAAATCACAGCTACTCGCGCCCTTCGATGGCATTATCAGCCAGCGGCAACACAATCTAGGGGAAGTGGTCGCCGCAGGCAGCCCAGTGTTTACCTTAGTCGGCAGTGTGAATACCGAGGCCTATATCGGTGTCCCAGTCGCAGTCGCCCAGCAATTCGTCAACGGGCAGAATGTGACTGTAAGCGTCCATAATCAGCAATTTACCGCCAAGATTGCTGGGATCAGTGCCGAAGTAAACCCCATCAGCCGCACCCTGCAGCTGCGGATCAGCCTGCCTGCGCATGCCAATGTGATCAACGGTGAAATCGCCTATTTGCATCAACAACAAACCGTCGAACAAGCGGGTTATTGGGTGCCAGTATCGGCACTTATCGATGGGATCCGTGGTCGCTGGAATATCTATGTAACCACGCCGCCTTCACATTCAACAACCGATAGCGCTTCAACTCAGATAGAGCGTCGTGATGTCGATATCCTCTACACCACTCAAGATATGGCCTACATTCAAGGCGCGATTAAGGCCGACGAACAGTATGTGACTCAAGGTTTGCATAAGTTAGTGGTAGGCCAAGCCGTTTCTTCCATCGCGTCGACGAGGTAA
- a CDS encoding efflux RND transporter permease subunit gives MIKAFVENGRLVSLVIALLLVAGFGAMSSLPRTEDPHITNRFASVITPYPGASAERVEALVTEVLENQLRRLEEIKLIQSTSRPGISVIQLELKDTVTDTDPVWSRARDLLADARNTLPDGIQTPTLDDQVGYAYTAILSLVWNDSSQPRVDMLNRYAKELQSRLRLLSGTDFVKLYGAPEEEILVQLDGYKMSQLQLTPGTIAKILSSADSKIAAGEINNNQFRALVEVSGELDSQSRIRQVPLKVDAQGQIIRLGDIAHISRQPKTPADSIALVDGEQGVFVAARMLNNTRVDIWQGQVKQLVDEFNQELPANIKVQWLFEQNSYTSERLGGLIVNLLQGFVIILAVLLLTLGLRNAIIVALSLPLTALFTLACMKYIGLPIHQMSVTGLVVALGIMVDNAIVIVDAIAQRRQQGMSRLSAVSETLHHLWLPLAGSTITTILAFAPIVLMPGAAGEFVGGIAMSVMFALLGSYVISHTLIAGLAGRFSLEGKHPVWYQHGINVPLVSGYFQASLRFALNRPLLSATFIGIIPLLGFYASGKMTEQFFPPSDRDMFQIELYFAPHVSLENTLNQVQLMDKQLHQIEGITQVVWVVGGNTPSFYYNLTQRQQGATNYAQAMVKASDFERANALIPELQQTLDKAFPEAQVLVRKLEQGPPFNAPVELMIFGPNLETLRSLGDEVRNILAATPDVLHTRATLSAGAPKVWLQVNEDASLISGLTLTDIARQVQMATTGVIGGSVLEQTESLPIRVRLGDTSREQASRLSEIQLVTPSGTAVPLSALSHNEVQVSRGAIPRRNGQRVNTIEAYIVSGVLPAQVLNDVKDKVAAISLPAGYRIEIGGESAKRNEAVGNLLSNLILVVTLLLATVVLSFNSFRLTAIILLSALQSAGLGLLAVYVFGYPFGFPVIIALLGLMGLAINAAIVILAELEDTDNARAGDKEVIITTVSSCGRHISSTTITTVGGFIPLIIAGGGFWPPFAIAIAGGTLLTTLLSLVWVPTMYLLLMKTRRKAQTSALSAQTAS, from the coding sequence ATGATTAAAGCCTTCGTCGAAAATGGTCGCTTAGTCAGCCTAGTGATCGCCCTACTGCTGGTCGCGGGATTTGGCGCTATGTCCAGTTTGCCGCGCACCGAAGATCCTCATATCACCAACCGATTTGCGTCTGTCATTACCCCTTATCCCGGTGCCTCCGCCGAGCGGGTCGAGGCGCTTGTCACCGAAGTATTAGAAAATCAATTACGTCGCCTTGAGGAAATTAAGCTTATTCAATCCACCTCAAGACCCGGTATTTCGGTGATCCAGTTGGAGCTTAAAGATACCGTCACTGACACAGACCCTGTCTGGTCTAGGGCGCGGGATCTATTAGCCGATGCCAGAAATACCCTCCCCGATGGTATACAAACACCGACCTTAGATGATCAAGTCGGCTACGCCTACACCGCCATTTTAAGCCTAGTGTGGAACGATAGCAGTCAACCGCGGGTGGATATGCTCAACCGCTACGCCAAGGAATTACAAAGTAGGCTCAGACTCTTATCCGGCACCGACTTCGTTAAACTCTATGGCGCGCCCGAGGAGGAAATCCTGGTTCAGCTCGATGGCTATAAGATGAGCCAGTTGCAATTAACGCCGGGAACCATAGCGAAAATCTTAAGCAGCGCCGACAGTAAAATTGCCGCGGGCGAGATCAATAACAATCAGTTTCGTGCCCTCGTCGAAGTCTCGGGTGAGCTCGACTCCCAAAGCCGTATTCGCCAAGTGCCACTCAAGGTGGATGCGCAAGGGCAAATTATTCGTTTAGGGGATATCGCCCACATCAGCCGCCAACCTAAGACCCCCGCTGACAGCATCGCCCTTGTCGATGGTGAGCAGGGCGTGTTTGTTGCTGCACGCATGCTCAACAATACCCGCGTCGATATCTGGCAGGGGCAAGTCAAACAGCTGGTCGATGAGTTCAATCAGGAGCTGCCGGCCAATATCAAAGTGCAATGGCTATTTGAGCAAAACAGCTACACCAGCGAACGCCTCGGCGGATTAATCGTCAACCTATTGCAAGGGTTTGTAATTATTCTGGCGGTCCTACTGCTGACCTTAGGCTTAAGAAACGCGATTATCGTAGCCCTGTCACTCCCCCTGACCGCCCTCTTCACCTTGGCCTGTATGAAATATATCGGCCTACCCATTCATCAAATGTCGGTCACAGGCCTAGTCGTCGCCCTTGGGATCATGGTGGACAATGCCATTGTGATCGTCGATGCTATCGCCCAGCGCCGCCAACAGGGGATGAGTCGCTTAAGCGCGGTAAGTGAGACCTTACATCACCTCTGGCTACCCTTGGCCGGGTCAACCATCACCACCATTTTAGCCTTCGCCCCTATCGTGCTGATGCCGGGGGCGGCGGGAGAATTTGTTGGTGGCATCGCGATGTCGGTGATGTTTGCCCTGCTGGGTTCCTATGTGATTTCCCATACTTTGATCGCGGGCCTTGCGGGACGCTTTAGCCTCGAAGGTAAACATCCTGTCTGGTACCAACATGGCATCAACGTGCCTTTAGTAAGTGGTTACTTTCAGGCAAGCCTAAGATTTGCGCTAAATCGCCCACTACTGAGCGCTACCTTTATCGGGATAATTCCCCTGCTAGGGTTTTATGCTTCCGGCAAGATGACTGAGCAGTTTTTCCCGCCGTCGGATCGGGATATGTTCCAAATTGAGCTGTATTTCGCGCCCCATGTCAGCCTCGAAAACACCTTAAACCAAGTGCAGTTGATGGATAAGCAATTGCATCAAATCGAGGGTATCACCCAAGTCGTTTGGGTTGTGGGAGGCAATACGCCTTCGTTTTATTACAACTTAACTCAGCGCCAACAGGGAGCCACCAACTATGCTCAGGCCATGGTGAAAGCCAGCGACTTTGAGCGCGCCAATGCCCTTATCCCCGAGTTACAACAAACCTTAGATAAGGCCTTCCCCGAGGCGCAGGTGTTAGTGCGTAAACTCGAGCAAGGCCCGCCCTTTAATGCGCCGGTCGAGTTAATGATTTTTGGCCCTAACCTTGAGACGTTACGCTCACTCGGTGATGAAGTGCGCAATATCTTAGCCGCCACGCCAGATGTGCTGCATACCCGCGCAACTTTGAGCGCCGGCGCTCCTAAGGTGTGGTTGCAGGTGAATGAAGATGCGAGTTTGATCAGTGGCTTAACCCTAACGGATATCGCCAGACAGGTTCAAATGGCCACGACGGGTGTTATCGGCGGCAGTGTGCTCGAACAGACCGAATCGCTGCCGATCCGTGTGCGTTTGGGTGACACCAGTCGTGAGCAGGCTAGCCGCCTCTCTGAAATTCAGCTAGTGACTCCCTCTGGCACAGCAGTGCCCTTATCTGCGCTGTCCCACAACGAGGTGCAAGTGAGTCGAGGAGCGATCCCGCGGCGAAATGGCCAACGCGTCAATACGATTGAAGCCTATATCGTCAGCGGCGTCTTGCCCGCTCAAGTATTAAATGATGTAAAAGATAAAGTCGCAGCGATTTCACTGCCTGCGGGTTATCGAATCGAAATCGGCGGCGAAAGCGCTAAACGTAATGAGGCGGTCGGTAATCTGCTCTCTAATCTGATTTTGGTTGTCACCCTGCTGCTGGCCACGGTCGTCTTGTCCTTTAACTCCTTTAGGCTCACAGCAATTATTTTACTGAGCGCATTACAGTCGGCGGGGCTTGGGCTACTTGCGGTGTATGTGTTTGGTTATCCCTTTGGCTTTCCAGTCATCATCGCCCTACTCGGCCTAATGGGGCTTGCAATCAACGCGGCAATTGTGATCTTGGCCGAACTGGAAGATACCGACAATGCCCGTGCGGGTGATAAAGAGGTGAT
- a CDS encoding cytidylyltransferase domain-containing protein has protein sequence MSKILALIPARGGSKRLKGKNTLPFLGKPLIAQSVEVAKACPLVTSVVVSTDTEDIAEVAREYGASVPFLRPSELSTDKASSLDVVLHAINFLEKQGENYDLLLLLQPTSPLRTVEDIALAIKQYKNKNADGVISVTECEHSPLWSNVLPENMQLDNFISDEVINRRSQDLPIYYRLNGAIYLYSVEELKRRESFFYSPNVYAYVMPNERSIDIDNKLDFDFAEFIASKNV, from the coding sequence ATGAGTAAAATACTTGCCTTGATTCCTGCCAGAGGTGGTAGCAAAAGATTAAAAGGGAAAAATACTTTACCCTTTTTGGGGAAGCCTTTGATAGCACAAAGTGTTGAAGTGGCTAAAGCATGCCCTTTGGTCACATCTGTTGTTGTTAGTACTGATACAGAAGATATTGCTGAAGTTGCAAGGGAATATGGTGCATCAGTCCCTTTTCTTCGTCCGTCGGAGCTCTCTACGGATAAAGCATCGTCATTAGATGTTGTTCTTCATGCTATTAACTTTTTAGAAAAACAAGGCGAAAACTATGATCTCTTATTGTTGCTTCAGCCAACATCGCCGTTAAGAACGGTCGAAGATATTGCTCTGGCTATAAAACAATATAAAAATAAAAATGCTGATGGTGTTATTTCTGTTACCGAATGTGAACACAGCCCGTTATGGTCAAATGTTTTACCTGAAAATATGCAGTTAGATAACTTTATATCTGATGAAGTTATAAATAGAAGAAGTCAAGATTTACCTATCTATTATAGATTAAATGGTGCAATTTATTTGTATTCGGTTGAGGAGTTGAAGAGGAGAGAGTCATTTTTTTACTCTCCAAATGTTTATGCTTATGTTATGCCAAACGAACGCTCAATTGATATTGATAATAAGTTAGATTTTGATTTTGCAGAGTTTATTGCTTCTAAAAATGTTTGA
- a CDS encoding TetR/AcrR family transcriptional regulator, translating into MTLSSDIPMSRSEQKKQQVLVAAIDLFCRQGFPHTSMDEVAKQAGVSKQTVYSHYGSKDDLFVAAIESKCVGHNLNADLLSDPSQPEATLTEFALQFGEMIVSPEAITVFKACVAQSESHPEVSRLFFEAGPQHMLAMLTKYLAAVEALGVYRFPQPHHCAVRLCLMLFGELKLRLELGLETESLLGEREQYIRGCAEMFLKAYRV; encoded by the coding sequence ATGACTCTGTCCTCCGATATCCCGATGAGCCGCAGTGAACAAAAGAAACAGCAGGTGCTGGTGGCGGCCATTGACTTGTTTTGCCGCCAGGGGTTTCCCCATACCAGCATGGATGAAGTGGCGAAACAGGCGGGCGTGTCCAAACAAACGGTGTACTCCCACTACGGCAGTAAAGATGATTTGTTTGTGGCGGCGATTGAATCCAAGTGCGTTGGCCACAACTTAAATGCCGACTTACTCAGCGACCCAAGTCAACCCGAAGCGACCCTCACCGAATTTGCGCTGCAATTTGGTGAGATGATTGTTAGCCCTGAGGCTATTACCGTATTTAAAGCCTGTGTGGCGCAATCGGAGAGCCACCCAGAAGTGTCGCGATTGTTTTTTGAGGCGGGGCCACAGCATATGCTCGCCATGTTGACAAAGTATTTAGCGGCGGTTGAAGCGCTTGGCGTGTATCGCTTTCCGCAGCCGCATCATTGTGCGGTTCGTTTATGTTTAATGCTGTTTGGTGAATTGAAACTCAGGTTAGAGTTGGGGCTAGAAACCGAGAGTTTATTGGGAGAACGTGAGCAGTATATTCGGGGTTGTGCCGAGATGTTTTTGAAAGCCTACCGAGTGTAA
- a CDS encoding DUF2947 domain-containing protein: protein MNSKFSYIPLNDYRRKWIFNHKDLPVSDEDKTGILPLTDKSAMLVWNQWISNKSSRAEQFTKGDWAAKANAWVKTDHWQSAWDSEDNSLPEMLAEFIQWPDDTQVYFCYEKYQVIETRWDVFVRNWKCFLFFDDGPILISPKQKQAVMFEQNGQYKLGVRG, encoded by the coding sequence TTGAATAGTAAATTTTCCTATATCCCCTTGAATGATTATCGCCGTAAGTGGATTTTTAACCACAAAGACTTGCCTGTGAGCGATGAAGACAAGACTGGCATTCTGCCGCTGACGGATAAAAGCGCCATGTTGGTTTGGAATCAGTGGATTAGCAATAAAAGTAGCCGCGCTGAGCAGTTTACTAAAGGGGATTGGGCCGCTAAAGCCAACGCATGGGTCAAAACGGATCATTGGCAGAGTGCGTGGGACAGTGAGGATAACAGTCTACCCGAGATGTTGGCCGAGTTTATCCAGTGGCCAGATGATACACAGGTCTATTTTTGCTACGAAAAATATCAAGTGATTGAGACCCGTTGGGATGTCTTTGTTCGCAATTGGAAGTGCTTTCTGTTTTTCGATGATGGCCCAATCCTGATCTCCCCTAAGCAGAAACAAGCGGTGATGTTTGAGCAAAACGGCCAATATAAATTAGGCGTTCGTGGCTAA
- a CDS encoding chalcone isomerase family protein: MKLLSTLTLSTALLFPLFTQAKEVSGVQVADSITLDAQSLQLNGVGVRSKFFMDLYVGSLYVPTPSKTMTEVINASVAAIRLNITSGMITSEKMRDAITEGFEHATADNTTDIQPQIDAFMALFKDEIKEGDQFTLVADKSRGVTAYKNGQEQATIEGEMFRQALLKIWLGEKPAQKSLKEAMLGQ; the protein is encoded by the coding sequence ATGAAGTTACTCTCAACCCTGACACTATCTACCGCTTTGCTTTTTCCACTATTCACCCAAGCAAAAGAAGTCTCTGGTGTCCAAGTCGCCGACAGCATCACGCTCGACGCTCAGTCGCTGCAATTGAATGGCGTTGGTGTTCGCAGCAAATTCTTTATGGATTTGTATGTGGGTAGCCTGTATGTCCCCACCCCGAGCAAAACCATGACCGAGGTGATCAATGCCTCGGTTGCGGCGATTCGCCTGAATATTACATCGGGGATGATTACGTCTGAGAAAATGCGTGATGCGATAACCGAAGGTTTTGAGCACGCAACCGCCGATAATACGACGGATATTCAGCCACAAATTGATGCTTTTATGGCGCTATTTAAGGATGAAATCAAAGAAGGCGACCAATTTACCTTGGTCGCTGACAAAAGCCGTGGCGTTACCGCCTATAAAAATGGCCAAGAACAAGCCACGATTGAAGGGGAAATGTTCCGCCAGGCCTTACTCAAAATCTGGCTAGGGGAAAAACCTGCCCAGAAGAGCCTCAAAGAGGCCATGCTGGGCCAGTAA